CAGGCCAACTTCCTCATCAACACCACCACCTGCGACCCCGACGCCGCCTGCCCGGTGACCCCCGACTACGTGTGCGATCTCCTGGAGAGAAGCTTCGCCCTCAACACGGTGGGCAACCGGCTCTTCTACGCGGCTCTCCCGGTGCTGCTGTGGATACTGGGCCCCGTCCTCGTCCTCGTCTCCTCTCTTGCCATGGTTCTGATACTCTACAAATTTGACATGGTGTGCGAGGGACGGAAGCATGGATTTGGTGcgaaggtggaggaggaggaggaggaggtgagggACTGCGCGTGAGCAGTGAAGGGCGAATGGGAATGGAGACGGTGGGAGGCTCCATCACCTTAGTCTGTGGCTCAATACTGCTCGTTGAGCTTTGCAGCAACCATGGCAGCTCGATTCAATGAACACTATTTTGTACCACCACGTACTAAAAATTGCATGTAaaccattaatatatatatatatatatatatatatatatatatctttagttGCAAGTCGAACCCAATATATCTCATTAAGCTCTTTATAATATACAGATCGATTATCTctttgtaagaaaaaaaaaatcaaattgaaGTGTGATTTTTGTTATCcccattttcttttttaattaataatgtGTGGAAGACCTATAAAATATATTTGAATCATAGGGCTAACATGCATAATATTATATCTCAATGTAACCTAAAAGTTTATTTTATTAagctatgaaaaaaatataatatgtcaTTTGACTTTTTTAACTCTTAAAAATATGTGTTTATTCTTTATCGTATAGCCCTCTCCTTAGTTATAGTCTTTTTAGTTAACCCGACGCAAAAATGACTTGATTCGGTTATGCTTTAATGTTACTTATTTACATTTCTATCTCAACCTAAAATTAGGGGCATTATTTTGGATAATCATATCATTACTTATATGATGTCAATTAGGACTGCAAACTAAGAGGACGAGAAAATTAAAGGTCAGAGAtgaggaaataaataaattagctCCTCTTCGTTTTACTATCTATACTATGAAAGACACATACAAAAACTATTATTCTATCGGAtttttcgttttctttttcttttttttttggcttcaaCCATTTTCTTTTTCAAGCACGTGCTCGAAGCTCTCCgagttttatttattttacaaaaaaaatataatttattgatctgataatttgaaaaaaaaaaataagtaggtGATAATAGCAAAAATGAAGTTTTGTAAGTTTGAGGACCACCACATGAGTCTCTTTCTGGtccatccaaaaaaaaaatatatatatatatatatataaataaataaataaatatatatatatatacatatatatatatatatacatatatatatatatatacatatatatatatacatacatgtatatatagattGATCTTTCGAATTCGTCTCAAgtgttttttcttttgatttattaTGTTATTTGGTATCAAATCGAGTTTTACGATACTTTTATTGTAAATCTtactcaaaattttaattttaattttaattttaattttgaccAATGTTGTATAATAGCTtaaattatagtttcaaatttatCTAAATGTCAGCCATGATTTGAAACGTTAGAAGGCAACCCTAAACCCTAATATATAGCATCCGTGATTTAATGCCTGGACAACCCCCGCCGATCCTTATTGTTTATTGCACATGGTAAATATGGGACCCACATCTTCGGCGAAATCACATGAGAGGTATGCAGCCGAGTACGAATTCAACGGGTGGGTAGAAGTATTTCTCTATAGCGTTCGTCGCCCATGGCGCATGCGACGAAGACCAAAATTGAAATTTTTGGACAAAAGTCGAGTCAAAAAAGCAAATAAATATCCGACAAAACGATCCAAAACCGCTTTCTCGATCAAAGAAATGAACAAGAAAAGGGTCAAAATCCATTTTTTCTCACGTTTCTTTGCTTCCTTTTCCGATCCCTCGCCCTCGTCCCTCGCTTCCTTGGTGCTTTCCTCGAAGCCTCAAGTGTTTGATGGAATCTATAAAGTCTGGCCTCCGTTCCTTTTGGGTTTCGCATTAATTACTGGGGGTGGGAGAGCCGTTGGATGAAATGGATTGCGAGGCGGAATCGCAGAAGAGAAAGCGGGATGTGTTGTTGCTGGGATTGGCGGATGCGTACGGTTTGGACATGGCGGTGCCCAGGGAACTCGACGCCAAAAAGTGCGCCCCCGCGGCCCTCGAACTCCGTTTCCGGTTCCCCGATGTCACGGGAGCGATCAAGGTTGATTTCCTTTTCCTCCGTTGTATGTGATGGATTCTCTTCTTCTCTGGCGATTGTTTTATTTGGTGGTTCTCATTGATCTGGAATCGGTTGGTTTACCTCCCAACTTGACGGATATTGTTTCCTTTCTTTCTCATAACGATCAAGATTTcatctttttgtgattcttttCAGCTCATTATGCGAGGTTTCGGTTCTCTTTTTTTATGAGTAGATACCTTGACATTCGATCTGGCAGTAAAGATCGTACCTTTGTTGTTTTATCCTCAAAATATATATCAGTTTGCTGGTGTTATTATAATGGTTgtcgggaaaaaaaaaaaaggtgtccTGCCTTGGTCAGTTTTGAGTTCTACCTTTTAATTTCGTTCCGTACCAAGTAGGTATGCCCCGATTCATTGACTCTTGATATCTGTTCTCAAAGATTCGTCCTTTGCAATCTACCGATCATggattcttttcttttgtatgcTTTGTGCTTGTTTTTATGTCTAACTTAAATACGACTGATTCTCGTCTCTGTTCCCAGAACAGAAAACAGTTGCTGTTACTTCATCTGCCtcaatgctccttttttagttttGCTCTGGTCGAAGTAGAATCCAGTGGTGTACAAGTTCACATTTGTTATTGTTAGGATCTGTTTTGTCACTGCCAATGAGAGATTTACCTGGCTTGCTGATGTAATTGGTGTTGCATGCTTTCCTGCAGAACTCATTTAGGAGGAGAGAACTGTGTGAATTTGTCAGTGGAGCATTAGCTGGTGCCGTCACTAAAGCAGTTCTTGCTCCTCTAGAAACCATCAggtttgcctctctctctctctctatatatatatatatatgtgtgtgtgtgtgtatatatatatatatatatatatgtgtgtgtgtgtgtgtgtgtatatatatatatatacatacatacatacatacatatatatatatagacatatatacacatatatatacacatacatatacatatatatatatacataaatatatatatatatatatatatatatatatatatatacatacatatatatatacatatatatatatacatacatatatatatatacatatatatatatacatacatatatatatatatatatgtgtgtgtgtgtgtgtgtgtgtgaacttTGTGAATTTGTTCTCCCCTGGGGACTTTGAAATGGTTTAATATTGTGAGAGCATCAGTGCCACTTTGAAATTCAATTATGCATTATAATCAAAGCATCATATCATCTACAGAAATGATTCAGCTTGTTCAAGTATGTCAATAGATGTGCTATTCTGAAAGAAGATTTTCTTGACACTGGGATCCAACCACAGCTGCATCTAAGATTGACATGCTTTTCTAATTTGCATCATACTTGATGTTATGCTAGCTTTGATCTATTATTATAAAGTTGATTACAATTTTAATTTAATGACATTTATTGTCAGTTCAACAAATGTCTTGCTTGAGCTATATCTTCTATGATTAAGTTTGTTTTGATTTGTGGGAGCTATAAAGCAGCTTACATCCCGTTCTTATCTATATCCAAAGACATGTAAGCTTTTCTGTTTCTATTTTGATTTACCAAATCTCCAAATATTTGTTTTGATAAAAAATGGAATGAAATGTTTAATTTGGTAAGTGTACATCAAAACCTTGTGATGGCTGAAGAAAGAATAACATTATATTATGCCTATGATGGGTATTAAATTAGCCTTAGACTGAAAGGAGAGAAAACATGCAATCGGAACATCATAAAGATGATCCAGACCCAGTTCCCACCTTCACTCTTACCTAGCCAGGTGGCATCTAGAGAGGCTTGTGAGGTGTTTTGGAAACTCAAATTAGTCCAAAAAAGTTGTGTATCGTAATGAGGGATGAGGTCTGAAATCAAATTGCTGCTCCAGTCCTTAATTTTGTATCTTGGTAGTGAATCAAACCAGTGATGACAAGGGGTGTATTTGGTGATGGTCCTATTTGTGATTATACTTATAATTACCTCTGGTTATATCAATGCTTGAGAAGCTGTTTTTGATGTCCGAATCTGTTTGAACATATGTTTATAGTACATGACTAACTGATCCACAAGATGAATAAAAATGGTGAAACACATCTGTGGCATCGCTGTGATTCAGCTTGATCaagacaacaataataataataacaacaacaaagtcataaatcccaattatttggggccagctacatgaatcttttgccgCCATTGAGATTTGTAAAAGGTCATCTACTTAGTTAAGTTAAGAAtagttaaatctttatttatgatttttaaaaatattttaggtCTTCTTCTATCTCTCCTAATACCATTAATGGGAATCATTTCACTTTTTTCAACTATCACATCTGTAGGTCTTTTAAGCAGACATGGATAACAATAACAAGTATTATGCCATCAAGCCACATCCTCCATCACTTTTAGCtgcacaatatttttttattcttccttTTATTTCTGGTTAGATATTTACATGTTTGACAAATTCTTGCTAGTACTTGACATCAAGACGAATTTGCCATTATCACTTGATTCATTCTTGACTCTTGCCCAAGCTATGACAAGTTCAGCTGTTTGCACTTTGAGCTATTAAATTTGTCTCTATCCTTTATAATTCATGAGTTTTTCTTTACTGCTACTGAGAGTTGACCTCAGGAACTTCTTGTTTGTTTCTGTTTGTTATTGATGTTTACTTTGATATGATTAGTAGGGTACTTAACTTTTCAAGATAAGAGGCCTTGACAACCATGTTTTTGTTTATGCATTTTTTGGCATATTACTAATTGTATAAATAATTTGTTGCAGGACAAGGATGGTTGTTGGAGTTGGATCCAGGCACATTACTGGCAGTTTTCTAGAGATCATTGAAGAGCATGGCTGGCAAGGACTTTGGGCAGGAAACGCTGTAAACATGCTCCGCATCATACCTACTCAGGCTATTGAGCTTGGTACATTTGAGTGTGTAAAACGAACTATGATATCTGTACAAGAGAAATGGAAGGAGCACGGAAGCCCAAAGGTGCCGATTGGCCATATCAATGTAGATTTATCCTTTCTATGCATCTCTCCAGTTGCTGTTGGTGGTGCTGCTGCTGGCATTATAAGCACAATCATCTGCCATCCTCTTGAAGTTCTCAAGGTATTAGGTCATGATGTCAAaactgatgatctttgatttgtcACCCTATAACAATGACTTTATAGGTTAAGGACTTAACTAAGATCCATAAGTCCTCAATGTTGCTGACAACTATTTTTCAATCTTTTGCATCAGAATATTAGCTTAGATTTGTTTTCCATAACTTTATATGTCATTCTCATTTAtctatttatcatatatatatatatgataaatatataattaattaataagaaAAACCATTTTATTTAGGAAAAAAATCATGTACAGAATACACAACCTGTATTACTGTTAAAAAATCGGTAAGAATAAAATTTACAAACCACAAAAGATGTTACTTAGTTCAGGTACAATGCTTAAAGTTTTTACAGTGTCTTCTACATCAAGTTTGGATATTGTCAGATGACTCAGAACTTCAGGATGAATACTTTGAAATGATCTTTTTAACTGTTCATCTGCTTCTCAAATAATCTATTGTTCCTTTTAACCCATAGATGATATACTGCTGCTGCAAACAATCTTTACTAAAGCTCTGTGACAGAAAAAGGAAAGTACAATGTGATAGAATAGCATTCCTTTTATTGATCTGTCCTGTGTCAGTGATACCCTTTCATGGCTAACCATGAGGCAAAAGAGTATCAGAATGTGGTAATTTCTGTGCATTTAGTGAGAAAATGATAGTTCCATTTTCTTGTGCTGACTTCCATGTTCGATTCTCTTCTATCTTCCTTAGATAACAATGGACAAAAGACTAAAATATAGGGGTCCAAATTCTGTTCTGAATCTCAGTGCCTCATAAATTCTGAAACAATCGTCGCATTATTGTAAAATATCCTGTACCGCCAAATCTAACTTCATCTGCACAAAAGACAGAATAAAGTATGTGGTAAACTCTGCCTTGTGTTTTTCAGGGAGTGAGGATGTTTGATGTCAGATCACCTAATTTCAACTACTTAAGCTAATCAGCATATTCCTTATGTAGATTGGTGAAGTTTCTCACTTTAGTAGTGTTGGATTATGGAGAAGTTTCTTTTAAACCTAAAAAGTCCTGGATGTTTTAGGAGAGAATGATAACTTCCCTACTTATATCTTCTTTTGACAATTAAGCTAAACTACTGTACTAACTGTGGCCAATTCAGCATGATGAGAAAAAACCTCTTGGCTAGCTTTCCTGTGGACGCCTTGGTGGTTCAGGGAGTTGAAACTATGTCTTGAATGATTTGGACCATTTGGTGAGCCCATTTGCTTTTGCACTTGGATAGAGTGGCAGAAGCAGATGCTAAGCCCAGCATGATGAGAAAAAGCTAACTTTATTCCCTTTGGTAGTATTGTGGATGTGGATTTAATCGAATGTGATGCTCTTTCAGGTAATGGTGAAAATGTAGAATAGTGCTGTCCGTGACTATACTTTTTATTCTATTTCTTTTATGTTCATTTTAACATCAAATTGAATGCTATATACAACATTTATTTCAAATCCTCTCATCTTGCTTTGCATCATGCTGCTATAGGATCGTTTGACTGTGAACCAAGAAGCCTATCCCAGTATCACCCTTGCTTTCAGTAAGATATACAAGAATGATGGCCTTGGTGGTTTGTATGCTGGCTTATCACCAACATTAATTGGCATGCTTCCATACAGCACATGTTACTATTTCATGTATGAGACCATGAAGAATTCTTACTGCCAAGCGAAGCAGAAGAAATCTTTGAATCGAGCAGAGCTTCTGGTTATTGGGGCTCTTTCTGGTGAGTGTTTAAAAGCTGTTGGTTTACTTGGATATTTTGTTTGAATTGTTCACTAAATGGGTAACAAACAAAAGGTTTCTAAAATCTACGGTAACAATAACCACATATTTCATTTTGCATGACAATTTCTGGTGTTTTATGTGGCACGCCAACTACTGAAAACTCCACTGCATTTTTTGTTCCACAAAGGAAATGTGTGTACTCTTAATCGCTAGATTTTTGTGACTGGTAATGGTAAGGGTGTATACATTTAGGTGACTGCAATAATTTCTTCATTGTCATTAGGTTTAACTGCAAGCACCATCAGCTTTCCCCTGGAAGTTGCAAGAAAGAGGTTGATGGTTGGATCACTCCAAGGGAAGTGTCCGGCCAACATGGCAGCGGCATTGTCGGAGATCATCCGTGAGGAGGGCCTGATGGGTCTCTATCGAGGATGGGGGGCGAGCAGTTTGAAAGTCATGCCTTCGTCAGGCATCACATGGATGTTCTATGAAGCATGGAAAGAAATTCTGCAAGTGGACTTACCGCACCTCTAACAAGTAACAGATTGCTGCAAAGACTGCCTCATTCCGATGGCATGGATGTTCTATGAAGCATGGAAAGAAATTCTGCAAGTGGACTTACCTCACCTCTAACAAATAACATATTGCTGCAAAGACCGTCTCATTCTGATCACATGGATGTTCTATAAAGCATTGAAAGAAATTCTGCAAGTGGACTTACCTCGCCTCTAACAAATAACAGATTGCTGTAATGACTGCCTCATTCCGATTGCATGGATGTTCTATGAAGCATGGAAAGAAATTCTTCAAGTGGATTTACCTCATCTGTAACAAATAACAGATTGCTGCAATGACAACCTCATTCCAATCGCAATACGGCTAGCGTGTGGACGGCGGTAATTTTTTATTAAGTTCCACCCATGCTAGATTGATGCAGTAGAAGTTTGGGAACAGTCTGGTGTAAGAAATCAGTTTCAATCCAGTGTGCGGGTGATGGTGAAAATTTTTGATTCTTTAACATGGAAACCGATGACTTTGCTACTAGATTTTTTGAATTATCAAATaaaaacagttttttttttgtctaaatcaTTCTTATTTACAGCATTCATGCTTGATATAGACTGACAGTGTTTGCGATACAGACTGTGACTAACAAACACCAAAACAGTGTTGAGGTTAAGCATTTCAACCCTCCATTTGAATTCCATGAAGAGTTATCCATAGTTGTAAGCTTTTTACTGATACATGGGCAAGGTTCTACAGCTTTTGTCCAATCACAGGTTGTTCTTTCTGTTTCTCCTATGAAAAATATGCTGCCAAATCTTGAAACTGCAGATGCATTTCTTGTTCACATGATTTTATAGTGGCAATTGCTGAAAGGAGATCAAAGTAGTATATTTGAGATAATTATTTTAGGTGACTGGAATTAGATTCTTCCTTGCTAGTTGACTTTTGACGtataaagacaaaaaaaagaaagaaaaagcaagACATCAAGTTTGATTGGCAAATCAGAAACTTGGGCACAAAAGACTGCTAACGTTATTTCTTCATAGCCTCTTCAAATCCTGGACATCAACTTCACGGAAACCGCATGATCACATCCAATGGTCATGATCACATCAACTTCCCTGGTTGATGGTGCGGGCCCCACAGGAAGCTCTCAGTCCCGCAGAACTTGGCCTCCAAGTCATAGTTTGAACCCGACTCGAGGTTGACCGATCCATCGGGCCCACCAGTGTGCGTCCGGCAGCCTCTCAGGGTAAATGAGGCAGGTAAACCGGTAGGTGCGTCTAGCCAAAGATATATATGCTTTTGTTTAGGTGCGTGTTTGCCTGGACCACGTGGCGTTTTCtagatcaaaagaaaaagaacagcACATTTCCTACCCGCTAATCCTTGCATACTCTGTTATCGGACGCATTATGGTGGGCCCCCAGTTGGATTTACATCGGTCCAATATCATTATGGGTACGTTGACGGGCAAAATGGGTAGAAagaaaaagtaaagaggaagcgaAAAAAACCGCGAGCGGGGGGACCAAAGAGAGGGGAGTAGGAAGGCGCCGAGGGACGAGATCTCACGACCGGAAGAACGGACGGTCGAGATCTTCTACCTATACGGGCCCACGCGGGTCGACAGTGTCCTCATATATGATGCGTTCCTCTGTCCACACCTCGTTCCCTGCGGTCCATCGTGATAGGCGTCCCCATCTCCGTGAAGGTCTCCGGCACCGTCGTCCTCGGATCCTGCCCTCGGCCGATCGTCCCCTCTTCGTCTCCCAATTCAGGTGTTCGAGCTCTTCGGCGAGGAAACCCTGCGATCCAAGGTTTGATGTTTGTCTTTGCTGTTGGTGGTGTTGTTTGGATTTCTCCGGGTTCTGATCGTTCTGTGCGAAACTAATTGCGGTTGAGGAATTCGGCCGGTCGCCTTTTGCCGATTATGCTCAGGATTTGATTCGTCTTTGTCCGGCTTCGTATCGATTGTGGTTTTCGCTATCCGATTTGTTTGTTGTTCGTCATTATTGAAGTTTGCTGGCTAGTAATTGGGTGAAATGAATTTGTTTAAGATGGTGTGTGCCATGGTTTTGATGTCTCTGCGTCTTGAGCTGTTCACCGGAATCTTCTTGTTGTGGTTGCTTTAATTGGGTGATGATTCTTTTATTGCTTTTGTGTTTGTGCTAATTATGCATATTTTGATCCgtgttgttgttgtttttcctCTTTTGGCTCCTGACATATCCAAAGTTCCTTCCCTTTGATGTATACATGTGTTTGCCACAAAGACTTTCACAAGAGGAAATAAAGGGTAAATACAATACAGATAGAGAGCTCAACATATTCCTGCACCAGAAGGCCATCTTAAAGTAGCTAATCTGAAGGACTTCCCAGCTAATTACGATGTACCTTCGCTTGGACCAATGAATGTATATAATTACTGCTGTATTATTGGTTGTGTTTTTGTAGGAGTGCAAAAATCAGTGGTGTTCATTTAAATTCATAGTCAAGAGGTACCAAGATCATCTACTTGTGCACCTTCTGTGTCTTTCAAAACCTAATGGGATGGGGAAACATTTACAAAAGGCGCCTGAAAGTATTCACTCTAGCATTGGTGATATACCTCGATTACAAGGTGTGCTCGGCCACCAGATTATCATCTGAAATTGATTCTCGTTTTTCATCCATTTTAGCAAGAAAAAATACTCAGATTTTCTAGTATTATAGGCCGTGCAGAAAAGAGAGAAATGGTTTAGTAAAAGCAAAAAGGA
The window above is part of the Musa acuminata AAA Group cultivar baxijiao chromosome BXJ2-6, Cavendish_Baxijiao_AAA, whole genome shotgun sequence genome. Proteins encoded here:
- the LOC135614324 gene encoding probable mitochondrial adenine nucleotide transporter BTL1, whose protein sequence is MDCEAESQKRKRDVLLLGLADAYGLDMAVPRELDAKKCAPAALELRFRFPDVTGAIKNSFRRRELCEFVSGALAGAVTKAVLAPLETIRTRMVVGVGSRHITGSFLEIIEEHGWQGLWAGNAVNMLRIIPTQAIELGTFECVKRTMISVQEKWKEHGSPKVPIGHINVDLSFLCISPVAVGGAAAGIISTIICHPLEVLKDRLTVNQEAYPSITLAFSKIYKNDGLGGLYAGLSPTLIGMLPYSTCYYFMYETMKNSYCQAKQKKSLNRAELLVIGALSGLTASTISFPLEVARKRLMVGSLQGKCPANMAAALSEIIREEGLMGLYRGWGASSLKVMPSSGITWMFYEAWKEILQVDLPHL